Proteins encoded in a region of the Tetrapisispora phaffii CBS 4417 chromosome 12, complete genome genome:
- the LNP1 gene encoding Lnp1p (similar to Saccharomyces cerevisiae YHR192W; ancestral locus Anc_4.357) gives MLGLFKRVFGRREDTSLVDRYTKELTEITGSIHALEAKSSDNEARVKHLQRQLTFYGVAFCVLRVSYVMVNSGVHTLYDRTVLLNVVVCMLGVVCAKLGLGRVDEYVRHRRIVRIDELRSQHAARLEAFKKDTDFNLTSSIIKRFSSGANESDDIVLLLDDEIRGKYEELDDLKTELIALEKNDKLKDAKERDKWFDKIINSLAGDSDLGHRYAAIQCGKCQQFTGCYRLAGGPLHYKCANCDEVIEEPATTTGSG, from the coding sequence ATGCTCGGTTTGTTCAAGAGAGTCTTCGGCAGACGAGAAGACACTTCGTTAGTGGACAGGTATACCAAGGAACTGACCGAGATAACTGGGTCAATCCATGCGTTGGAAGCTAAGAGTAGTGATAACGAGGCCCGGGTGAAACATCTACAAAGACAGTTGACGTTTTACGGGGTTGCGTTTTGTGTGTTGAGAGTGTCGTACGTGATGGTAAATAGTGGTGTACATACGCTTTATGACAGGACGGTTCTGCTGAACGTGGTGGTGTGTATGCTTGGTGTAGTGTGTGCGAAGCTGGGGCTGGGGAGAGTTGATGAGTATGTGAGACATCGCCGAATTGTCAGAATCGACGAGCTGCGCAGCCAGCATGCCGCCAGACTGGAAGCGTTCAAGAAAGACACTGATTTCAATCTGACGTCGTCGATCATCAAAAGGTTCTCTTCTGGTGCCAATGAGAGCGACGACATTGTGTTGCTTCTAGACGACGAGATCCGTGGCAAGTACGAGGAACTAGACGACCTGAAGACGGAATTGATTGCGCTGGAGAAGAACGACAAGTTGAAGGACGCCAAGGAGCGAGACAAGTGGTTCGACAAGATCATCAACTCCCTTGCTGGAGACAGTGACTTGGGCCACCGGTACGCAGCGATCCAGTGCGGGAAGTGCCAGCAGTTCACTGGTTGTTACCGGTTAGCCGGAGGCCCACTGCACTACAAGTGTGCCAACTGTGACGAGGTGATTGAAGAGCCTGCGACGACGACCGGAAGTGGATAA
- the CTF8 gene encoding Ctf8p (similar to Saccharomyces cerevisiae CTF8 (YHR191C); ancestral locus Anc_4.356) yields MPCVQISATQLNLLFSSQEPHIGVVTALGNTMLEIQGDLQVPTEPPLDIEKYTDENDGDKRFTVHDGEHIVRFGLLLLDNEKKNATLFIGRKQRLLGKVVKLETPLGLLRFKDHQDEDQRAVEMQDIFYYKIIFNSRPLPIM; encoded by the coding sequence ATGCCTTGCGTTCAGATATCTGCCACGCAGCTGAACCTGCTATTCAGCTCCCAAGAACCACATATTGGCGTGGTCACTGCCTTGGGAAACACAATGTTAGAAATACAAGGGGACCTCCAGGTTCCAACAGAGCCGCCACTGGATATAGAGAAGTACACAGACGAAAACGATGGCGACAAACGGTTTACTGTCCACGATGGTGAGCACATTGTCAGATTTGGGTTGTTATTACTTGATAACGAGAAGAAGAACGCTACTTTGTTTATTGGTAGGAAACAGAGACTGCTGGGTAAAGTAGTGAAATTGGAGACACCTCTGGGGTTGTTAAGGTTCAAAGACCACCAAGATGAAGACCAGCGTGCCGTGGAAATGCAAGACATCTTTTACTACAAGATCATCTTTAACAGCAGACCACTGCCGATAATGTAA